A genomic stretch from Maledivibacter sp. includes:
- a CDS encoding MotA/TolQ/ExbB proton channel family protein, whose protein sequence is MFVVGSIIFIVVVFISILFSTSVRCFVDLSTLLMIIGFNISVVIGTRSFGDLMYAFKVIIKGSGKQDNDKFKKGISILNLLYKVTIAAGFLGSIIGLMIMMRTLDSPSTIGPYGSVMLLSILYSFIIAFFFILPAKYILEKQKIDE, encoded by the coding sequence ATGTTTGTTGTGGGTTCTATAATTTTTATTGTTGTAGTATTTATTTCAATATTATTTAGTACAAGTGTTAGGTGCTTTGTTGATTTATCAACGCTTTTAATGATAATTGGATTTAATATTTCAGTGGTAATTGGAACAAGAAGTTTTGGAGATTTGATGTATGCTTTTAAAGTTATAATAAAAGGAAGTGGAAAGCAGGATAATGATAAATTTAAAAAAGGAATTAGTATTTTGAATTTATTATATAAAGTAACTATAGCGGCAGGATTTTTAGGGTCTATTATAGGATTAATGATAATGATGAGAACTCTTGATAGCCCATCAACAATAGGGCCTTATGGATCAGTGATGCTATTATCTATTTTATATAGTTTTATTATTGCATTTTTCTTTATTCTTCCCGCTAAATATATATTGGAGAAACAAAAAATTGATGAATAA